One part of the Bacillus sp. FJAT-27916 genome encodes these proteins:
- the lepB gene encoding signal peptidase I translates to MAKRKEKNEIFEWVKALVIAVLLAAIIRYFFFAPILVDGLSMMPTLKDQDRMVVNKIAYKIGDPERFDIVVFHATEEKDYIKRVIGLPGDTIEYKDDTLYINGKAYKEPYLDEYKEQVIDGPLTEPFTLEEITGEATVPEGEVFVMGDNRRYSKDSRHIGTVKTSEILGKTSLVYWPMDDFGLVE, encoded by the coding sequence ATGGCTAAGCGTAAGGAAAAAAATGAAATTTTTGAATGGGTTAAGGCATTGGTGATTGCTGTTTTGCTTGCGGCGATTATTCGGTACTTCTTTTTTGCCCCCATCCTAGTTGACGGATTATCAATGATGCCGACATTAAAGGATCAGGATCGCATGGTCGTGAATAAGATTGCCTACAAAATCGGTGATCCGGAACGTTTTGATATTGTCGTCTTTCATGCGACCGAAGAAAAGGATTATATTAAACGGGTAATCGGCCTGCCGGGTGACACAATAGAGTATAAGGATGATACGCTTTACATAAACGGCAAGGCGTATAAAGAGCCTTATTTGGATGAATATAAGGAACAGGTAATTGACGGACCGCTTACAGAACCGTTTACGCTTGAAGAGATTACTGGAGAGGCAACGGTGCCTGAAGGCGAAGTGTTCGTCATGGGTGATAATAGACGCTATTCGAAAGACAGCCGTCATATCGGAACGGTGAAAACCAGTGAAATACTCGGCAAGACAAGCCTTGTATACTGGCCGATGGATGACTTTGGTTTAGTGGAATAA
- the rplS gene encoding 50S ribosomal protein L19 — protein MHKLIEEITKEQLKTDLPSFRPGDTVRVHVKVVEGTRERIQVYEGVVIKRRGGGISETFTVRKISYGVGVERAFPLHTPRIAKLEVIRRGKVRRAKLYYLRNLRGKAARIKEIR, from the coding sequence ATGCATAAATTAATCGAAGAAATCACGAAGGAACAACTTAAAACTGACCTTCCTTCTTTCCGTCCTGGTGATACAGTACGTGTACACGTGAAGGTAGTTGAGGGAACTCGTGAACGTATTCAGGTATACGAAGGCGTAGTAATCAAGCGTCGTGGAGGCGGAATCAGTGAAACTTTCACAGTCCGCAAAATTTCCTACGGTGTTGGTGTTGAGCGTGCATTCCCATTGCACACACCACGCATCGCTAAATTGGAAGTTATCCGCCGCGGTAAAGTACGCCGTGCGAAGCTTTACTACTTGCGTAACCTACGCGGTAAAGCAGCGCGTATCAAAGAAATCCGATAA
- the trmD gene encoding tRNA (guanosine(37)-N1)-methyltransferase TrmD, whose amino-acid sequence MRIDVLTLFPEMFEGVFGSSILKKAAEKQAAEYHTHNFREFSDNKHQSVDDYPYGGGAGMVLKPQPIFDALEQIAAPSAEGKKPRVILLCPQGERYTQKKAEELAKEEQLVFVCGHYEGYDERIREFAVTDEISIGDFVLTGGELGAMVIIDSVVRLLPGVLGNEDSPVLDSYSSGLLEHPHYTRPADFRGMKVPDVLLSGNHKYIDEWRQKESLRRTYERRPDLLESYELSPAEEKWLEEIKKENR is encoded by the coding sequence ATGAGAATAGATGTATTGACATTATTCCCGGAAATGTTTGAGGGTGTTTTTGGTTCCTCAATCCTCAAGAAGGCGGCTGAGAAGCAGGCGGCAGAATATCATACCCATAACTTCAGGGAATTCTCTGATAATAAGCATCAATCGGTTGATGACTATCCTTATGGCGGGGGAGCAGGCATGGTCTTGAAGCCGCAGCCAATCTTTGATGCGCTTGAGCAAATCGCTGCCCCGTCGGCAGAAGGGAAGAAGCCGCGTGTAATTTTGCTCTGCCCTCAGGGGGAACGCTATACTCAAAAGAAAGCTGAGGAGCTTGCGAAAGAGGAACAGCTGGTCTTTGTGTGCGGTCATTATGAGGGATATGATGAGAGAATCAGGGAATTTGCCGTAACGGACGAAATCTCCATCGGTGATTTTGTCCTGACAGGCGGAGAACTTGGCGCGATGGTGATCATTGACAGCGTCGTCCGCTTATTGCCTGGCGTGCTCGGCAATGAGGACTCTCCTGTCCTTGATTCATACAGCTCAGGCCTTTTGGAACATCCTCATTATACAAGACCAGCTGATTTTAGAGGGATGAAGGTGCCAGATGTACTTTTGTCCGGCAATCATAAGTATATTGATGAATGGCGGCAGAAGGAGTCTCTAAGAAGAACCTATGAACGCCGTCCCGATCTGCTGGAGAGCTATGAGCTATCCCCAGCGGAAGAAAAATGGCTGGAAGAGATAAAAAAAGAAAATAGGTAG
- the rimM gene encoding ribosome maturation factor RimM (Essential for efficient processing of 16S rRNA), which produces MQKWYKVGKIVNTHGIRGEVRVVSSTDFPEERYQKGSTLYIFKKNATEPIEVVVASSRQHKNFYLLTFVGHETIEKVEGYKEGVLKVSDEQLGALDEGEYYYHEIIGCTVSTADGEELGVIKEILSPGANDVWVVKAKSGKELLIPYIDDVVKEINVDAKSIIIEPMEGLLD; this is translated from the coding sequence ATGCAAAAATGGTACAAGGTTGGAAAGATCGTGAATACTCATGGAATCCGGGGAGAGGTGCGTGTTGTATCTTCTACTGATTTTCCAGAGGAACGCTATCAAAAGGGCAGCACTCTTTATATCTTTAAGAAGAATGCAACAGAGCCGATTGAGGTTGTTGTTGCTTCCTCTCGCCAGCATAAGAATTTTTATTTGCTGACGTTTGTTGGCCATGAAACGATTGAGAAGGTAGAAGGATATAAAGAAGGTGTTCTGAAAGTATCGGATGAACAATTGGGTGCATTGGATGAAGGAGAATACTATTACCATGAAATCATTGGCTGCACAGTTTCAACAGCTGATGGAGAAGAGCTTGGAGTAATTAAGGAAATTCTCTCGCCTGGAGCAAATGATGTGTGGGTTGTGAAGGCGAAATCCGGCAAGGAGCTCCTTATTCCTTATATTGATGATGTCGTAAAGGAAATCAATGTGGATGCCAAGTCTATCATCATTGAGCCAATGGAAGGGTTGCTGGATTGA
- a CDS encoding YlqD family protein, which yields MKILQNVIVKQILTEKSKLELLDQFNSKKAILKKECDQLRFELKKLEKTKKFQPVSLKTHFEKEIDVRKEKIKLLDFQIQQLDILPYGSELKEREVQAIVDVEIGQNWEEIVQTKTIIVKDGVVDEFK from the coding sequence GTGAAAATTTTGCAAAATGTCATTGTAAAGCAAATACTGACTGAGAAAAGTAAGCTTGAGCTCCTAGACCAATTCAACTCGAAAAAAGCAATCCTGAAGAAAGAATGCGACCAGCTTCGTTTTGAACTGAAAAAACTAGAAAAGACCAAGAAATTTCAGCCTGTAAGCCTGAAGACTCACTTCGAGAAGGAAATTGACGTCAGGAAAGAGAAAATCAAGCTTCTTGATTTTCAAATTCAGCAGCTAGATATCCTTCCGTATGGGAGTGAATTAAAGGAGCGGGAGGTCCAAGCAATCGTGGATGTAGAAATCGGACAGAATTGGGAAGAAATTGTGCAAACTAAGACCATCATCGTGAAAGATGGAGTTGTCGACGAATTTAAATAG
- a CDS encoding KH domain-containing protein, whose protein sequence is MIELIKTIVKPLVDHPDDVTVSMDEQAKKIIYTLSVNQQDMGKVIGKQGRVAKAIRTVVYTAASKSDKKVYLEISD, encoded by the coding sequence ATGATAGAGCTTATTAAAACAATCGTAAAGCCTCTCGTCGATCATCCGGATGACGTGACCGTATCAATGGATGAGCAAGCCAAGAAAATTATCTATACGCTTTCTGTTAATCAGCAAGATATGGGAAAGGTTATTGGCAAACAGGGGCGGGTAGCGAAAGCTATTCGGACGGTAGTATATACTGCTGCATCCAAGAGTGACAAAAAAGTCTATTTGGAAATAAGCGATTGA
- the rpsP gene encoding 30S ribosomal protein S16, translating into MAVKIRLKRMGAKKSPFYRIVVADSRSPRDGRFIETVGTYNPVANPAEVKIDEELTLKWLQNGAKPSDTVRNLLSKEGIMEKFHNAKQGK; encoded by the coding sequence ATGGCAGTAAAAATTCGTTTAAAACGTATGGGAGCTAAAAAGTCTCCTTTCTATCGTATTGTAGTAGCAGATTCTCGTTCCCCTCGTGACGGTCGTTTCATCGAAACAGTTGGAACTTACAACCCAGTTGCTAACCCAGCTGAAGTGAAAATCGACGAGGAACTAACTTTGAAATGGCTTCAAAATGGTGCTAAACCTTCTGACACAGTTCGTAACTTGTTGTCTAAAGAAGGCATCATGGAGAAATTCCACAACGCTAAACAAGGTAAGTAA
- the ffh gene encoding signal recognition particle protein produces MAFEGLADRLQGTLQKIRGKGKVTEADVKEMMREVKLALLEADVNFKVVKDFIKRVNERAIGQEVLKSLTPGQQVIKVVKEELTELMGGEQSKIAVSNRPPTVILMVGLQGAGKTTTTGKLANLLRKKYNRKPMLVAADIYRPAAIKQLETLGKQLSFPVFSLGDQVSPVEIAKQGVAKAKEEHCDYVLVDTAGRLHVDENLMGELADIKEAVKPDEIFLVVDAMTGQDAVNVAKSFNDQLDITGVILTKLDGDTRGGAALSIRSVAEKPIKFVGMGEKMDALEPFHPERMASRILGMGDVLTLIEKAQTDVDEAKARELEQKMRTATFTLDDFLEQLSQVKKMGPLDDILKMLPGANKIKGMNNLSIDDKQIAHVEAIIQSMTQKEKDQPEIINASRRKRIARGSGRPIQEVNRLLKQFEEMKKMMKQMAGMQQKGKKKGGFKLPFM; encoded by the coding sequence ATGGCATTTGAAGGTTTAGCCGACCGACTGCAAGGCACACTTCAAAAGATCCGCGGCAAAGGAAAGGTTACAGAAGCTGATGTAAAAGAAATGATGCGTGAGGTTAAGCTCGCACTTCTTGAGGCTGATGTTAACTTTAAGGTTGTAAAGGATTTTATCAAGCGTGTCAATGAAAGGGCCATCGGTCAAGAGGTATTAAAGAGCTTGACTCCAGGTCAGCAGGTTATCAAGGTCGTCAAGGAAGAATTGACGGAATTAATGGGTGGAGAGCAGAGCAAGATTGCTGTATCCAACCGACCGCCGACCGTTATCTTAATGGTTGGTTTGCAAGGTGCCGGAAAGACAACAACTACCGGTAAGCTTGCTAATCTGCTTCGGAAGAAATATAATCGCAAGCCGATGCTTGTCGCTGCGGATATTTATCGCCCGGCGGCAATTAAGCAGCTAGAAACTCTTGGGAAGCAGCTGAGTTTCCCTGTCTTTTCATTGGGAGACCAGGTCAGCCCGGTCGAAATTGCCAAGCAGGGTGTCGCAAAAGCGAAAGAAGAGCATTGCGACTACGTCTTGGTCGATACGGCTGGACGCTTGCATGTTGACGAGAATTTGATGGGAGAACTGGCGGATATTAAAGAAGCCGTGAAGCCGGATGAGATCTTCCTTGTTGTCGATGCGATGACAGGGCAGGATGCGGTCAATGTGGCAAAAAGCTTTAATGATCAGCTGGATATTACCGGTGTTATCTTAACGAAGCTTGACGGGGATACACGAGGAGGGGCAGCCCTTTCCATTCGCTCTGTGGCGGAGAAGCCGATTAAATTCGTTGGTATGGGAGAAAAGATGGATGCGCTTGAGCCATTCCATCCAGAACGCATGGCATCACGAATTCTCGGCATGGGAGATGTACTTACCCTCATTGAGAAGGCCCAAACAGATGTGGATGAAGCAAAAGCGCGTGAACTCGAACAGAAAATGCGTACAGCGACATTTACATTAGATGATTTCCTTGAACAGTTGAGCCAGGTTAAGAAAATGGGACCGTTGGATGATATCTTGAAGATGCTCCCAGGTGCAAACAAAATCAAGGGCATGAATAATCTTTCCATTGATGATAAGCAAATTGCCCATGTTGAGGCAATCATTCAATCAATGACACAAAAAGAGAAAGACCAGCCTGAGATCATCAATGCCAGCAGGCGCAAACGGATTGCGAGAGGAAGCGGAAGACCGATTCAAGAGGTCAACAGGCTGCTCAAGCAATTTGAGGAAATGAAGAAAATGATGAAGCAGATGGCTGGAATGCAGCAAAAAGGCAAGAAAAAAGGCGGCTTTAAGTTGCCATTTATGTAA
- a CDS encoding putative DNA-binding protein, translating to MLEKTMRMNYLYDFYQSLLTPKQKSYMSLYYLDDYSLGEIADEYEVSRQAVYDNIKRTEAMLEEYEAKLLLFQKAQERSLLLNKLGNLADGLSDKHVQQQLIEIIASLEKLD from the coding sequence ATGCTCGAAAAAACAATGCGTATGAACTACCTATATGACTTTTATCAATCATTGCTGACACCAAAGCAGAAAAGTTACATGTCTCTTTATTATCTGGACGATTATTCTCTTGGCGAGATTGCTGATGAATATGAGGTGAGCCGCCAGGCCGTTTATGATAATATTAAACGAACAGAAGCGATGCTTGAAGAATATGAGGCAAAGCTGCTGCTCTTTCAAAAAGCGCAGGAACGCAGCCTTTTACTCAATAAGTTAGGCAATTTAGCGGATGGATTATCTGATAAACATGTTCAACAACAACTGATTGAGATAATAGCATCTCTTGAAAAGTTAGATTAG
- the ftsY gene encoding signal recognition particle-docking protein FtsY has product MSFFKKLKDKFSVQTTSTTDKFKQGLAKTRNSFSEKVNDLVARYREVDEDFFEELEDVMIQADIGVETVMELIDKLKFEVKRRNIKETKEVQSVISEKLVEIYESGEESSAEMNIQEDALTVVLFVGVNGVGKTTTIGKLAHKYKAEGKKVLLAAGDTFRAGAIEQLEVWGERVGVEVIKQGAGSDPAAVMYDAVQAAKSRKADILLCDTAGRLQNKVNLMKELEKVKKVIEREIPGAPHEVLLVLDATTGQNALMQTKTFKEATDVSGIVLTKLDGTAKGGIVIAIRHELGIPVKFVGLGEQMDDLQEFDAEQFVYGLFADLVDKAEE; this is encoded by the coding sequence ATGAGTTTTTTTAAGAAGTTAAAAGATAAGTTCAGCGTGCAAACGACATCCACAACGGATAAGTTTAAACAAGGCTTGGCTAAGACCCGTAATTCCTTTTCTGAGAAGGTCAATGATTTAGTTGCCAGATATCGAGAAGTAGATGAGGACTTCTTTGAAGAGCTTGAAGATGTCATGATCCAAGCCGATATCGGTGTGGAAACAGTCATGGAGCTCATTGATAAACTGAAATTTGAAGTGAAGCGACGCAATATTAAAGAAACAAAAGAAGTACAAAGCGTTATCTCTGAAAAGCTCGTTGAAATCTATGAATCTGGTGAGGAAAGCTCAGCTGAGATGAATATCCAGGAGGATGCCTTGACAGTTGTGCTCTTTGTCGGCGTGAACGGGGTTGGGAAAACGACGACAATCGGCAAGCTTGCCCATAAATATAAGGCTGAAGGAAAGAAGGTTCTCTTGGCTGCTGGAGATACATTCCGTGCGGGAGCAATTGAACAGCTTGAGGTTTGGGGAGAGCGTGTTGGCGTAGAGGTCATTAAGCAAGGAGCCGGCTCTGACCCGGCTGCCGTGATGTATGATGCCGTACAAGCCGCTAAATCAAGAAAAGCGGATATCCTGCTTTGCGATACAGCCGGCCGCCTTCAGAATAAGGTCAACTTGATGAAAGAGCTTGAGAAGGTGAAAAAGGTAATTGAACGCGAGATTCCCGGCGCCCCTCATGAGGTCCTGCTAGTACTTGATGCGACAACAGGACAAAACGCTCTTATGCAGACAAAAACCTTCAAGGAAGCGACTGACGTAAGCGGCATCGTATTGACGAAGCTTGACGGAACAGCTAAAGGCGGGATTGTTATCGCCATTCGTCATGAGCTTGGAATTCCTGTTAAGTTCGTAGGGCTTGGCGAGCAGATGGATGATTTGCAGGAGTTTGATGCTGAACAATTTGTATACGGCTTATTTGCTGACTTAGTTGATAAAGCTGAAGAATAA
- the smc gene encoding chromosome segregation protein SMC gives MFLKRLDVIGFKSFAERISIEFVSGVTAVVGPNGSGKSNITDSIRWVLGEQSAKSLRGAKMEDIIFAGSDSRKPLNFAEVTLTLNNESKFLPIDFHEVSVTRRVTRSGDSDFYINNQPCRLKDIIDLFMDSGLGKEAFSIISQGKVEEILSSKPEERRTIFEEAAGVLKYKTRKKKAEAKLEETRANLNRVQDILHELEGQVEPLKIQASIARDYLQKKEELEEFEAALLVYEVEDLHRKWTSLKEQLEGHQANEADFSSRISAKEQEVERNREKLASLDTRLQELQSALLHVSEELEKVEGRKQVLKERMKNASQNKSQLERTLSASKEKISLLIQSKEEKSNALSCLKQETEAAKRELNQKQGILRNFAGDLEAKIDALKSDYIEYLNKQAAAKHELVYLKQQVEQQTNKHEKLDQDNEKLLQARESVTSRLNEAEARLKAVQQDLTNQVHRYRETERSHDNLKRQYEKQEKTLYQAYQYLQKAKSRKEMLEEMEEDYSGFFQGVKEILKAKDKQLPGVHGAVAELIQVPKDYALAIETALGGALQNIVMEEESHARKAISFLKKNRLGRATFLPLSTIKGKYIPAQTIQAISSHPAFIGVGAELIHYDSRYKDIMMSLLGNVVIVKDLVGANEIAKMAGYRYRLVTLEGDVVSPGGAMTGGASRQSGSSILSRKGEIEELIEKLGQMEEQTSKLEAHVKALKNDVAASEKQLNRLREAGETLRVNEEVIKGQIREWQSEQRNVNERLTIYDMEKSTLDEEQSYREGRIHELEQELSRLEQAIMEIDRDINLFTEQKKTDQSNKDELSEEVNELKVRLASKSEQLQHQQNEVIRLTDEIEALKQTVKEAEEDLALLNGEMTSSSTGENNLVEMAAEKLKVKEETVQDIAELQGKRQELANKIEETDYLLKEWNRQYKGLSETLRDEEIKLNRLDVEMDTRLDLLREEYMLTFEAAKEKYPLTIEAEEAKRKVKLIRLAIEELGTVNLGAIDEYERVSERYEFLVTQKDDLQEAKDTLFDVIDEMDEEMKRRFEITFNAIKKEFNFVFPSLFGGGRAELKLTDPADLLNTGVDIIAQPPGKKLQNLSLLSGGERALTAIALLFAILRVRPVPFCILDEVEAALDEANVYRFSQYLKKFSKETQFIVITHRKGTMEEADVLYGVTMQESGVSRLVSVKLEETRELVESK, from the coding sequence TTGTTCTTGAAACGATTAGATGTAATAGGATTCAAGTCGTTTGCAGAACGCATTTCAATAGAGTTTGTTTCTGGTGTGACAGCTGTAGTGGGTCCGAATGGAAGCGGGAAAAGCAATATCACCGATTCTATTCGCTGGGTTCTTGGCGAGCAATCAGCCAAATCGCTACGAGGAGCGAAGATGGAGGATATTATTTTTGCCGGCAGTGATTCCAGGAAGCCGCTGAACTTTGCAGAAGTTACACTAACCTTAAATAATGAAAGCAAGTTTCTTCCCATCGATTTTCATGAAGTTAGTGTCACAAGAAGGGTAACCCGTTCCGGTGACAGTGACTTTTATATTAATAATCAGCCATGCCGGCTGAAGGATATTATTGATCTTTTCATGGATTCCGGTCTTGGCAAAGAGGCATTCTCTATCATAAGCCAAGGGAAAGTGGAAGAAATATTAAGCTCAAAGCCTGAGGAGAGAAGAACCATCTTTGAAGAGGCCGCAGGTGTCCTGAAATATAAAACACGAAAGAAAAAGGCTGAGGCCAAGCTTGAGGAAACTAGGGCAAATCTCAACCGAGTTCAGGATATCCTTCATGAGCTTGAAGGACAGGTGGAGCCATTAAAGATACAGGCCTCCATTGCACGCGATTACCTTCAAAAGAAAGAGGAGCTTGAAGAATTCGAGGCGGCTCTGCTTGTGTATGAAGTGGAAGACCTTCATAGAAAGTGGACAAGCCTAAAAGAGCAGCTAGAAGGTCATCAAGCCAATGAAGCTGACTTCAGCTCACGCATTTCGGCTAAAGAGCAGGAGGTTGAGAGGAATCGAGAGAAGCTGGCTTCCCTTGATACGAGACTGCAAGAACTACAGTCTGCCCTTTTGCATGTCAGTGAAGAGCTTGAGAAGGTAGAAGGAAGAAAGCAAGTTCTAAAGGAACGCATGAAAAATGCGAGCCAGAATAAAAGTCAGCTTGAGAGGACACTTTCCGCTTCTAAAGAGAAAATTAGTCTTCTCATTCAGAGTAAAGAGGAGAAATCTAACGCTCTATCCTGCTTGAAGCAAGAAACAGAAGCAGCAAAAAGAGAGCTTAATCAGAAGCAAGGCATTTTAAGAAATTTTGCCGGTGATCTTGAGGCTAAGATTGATGCCCTGAAAAGCGACTATATTGAATATTTGAATAAGCAGGCAGCAGCCAAGCATGAACTGGTGTATTTGAAGCAGCAGGTTGAGCAGCAAACGAATAAACACGAAAAGCTCGACCAGGATAATGAAAAGCTTTTACAGGCAAGAGAAAGCGTGACCTCCCGTTTGAATGAGGCAGAAGCTAGATTGAAAGCTGTCCAGCAGGATTTGACCAATCAAGTCCATCGTTACCGGGAAACGGAACGCTCACATGATAACCTGAAGCGTCAATATGAAAAGCAGGAGAAGACGCTTTATCAAGCTTATCAATACTTGCAAAAAGCAAAGTCGAGAAAAGAAATGCTAGAAGAGATGGAAGAGGATTACTCGGGCTTTTTCCAAGGAGTCAAAGAAATCCTGAAGGCAAAGGATAAACAGCTGCCGGGCGTCCATGGTGCCGTGGCTGAACTCATTCAAGTGCCAAAGGATTATGCGCTTGCCATTGAAACCGCACTCGGCGGGGCTTTGCAAAACATTGTCATGGAAGAAGAGAGCCATGCACGTAAGGCAATCAGCTTCTTAAAGAAAAATAGGCTTGGAAGAGCTACCTTCCTGCCGCTATCCACCATTAAAGGCAAGTATATACCGGCGCAGACCATCCAGGCTATTTCGTCCCACCCGGCATTTATTGGCGTAGGTGCGGAGCTTATCCACTATGATTCCCGCTATAAGGACATTATGATGAGCCTGCTTGGTAATGTCGTCATTGTAAAGGACCTTGTCGGAGCCAATGAGATTGCCAAAATGGCAGGCTACCGATACAGGCTTGTGACGCTTGAAGGGGATGTCGTCAGTCCGGGCGGTGCCATGACAGGCGGTGCGAGCAGACAGTCAGGCTCGTCCATTCTCTCCAGAAAAGGAGAAATCGAAGAGCTCATAGAAAAGCTTGGCCAGATGGAAGAGCAAACAAGCAAGCTTGAAGCACATGTAAAAGCCTTGAAAAACGATGTAGCGGCCTCAGAGAAGCAGTTGAACCGTCTTCGTGAGGCTGGGGAAACCCTCCGTGTCAATGAGGAGGTCATCAAGGGACAAATTCGTGAATGGCAAAGCGAGCAGCGTAACGTGAATGAACGCTTAACCATCTATGATATGGAGAAGTCTACCTTAGATGAGGAACAGTCGTACCGAGAAGGCCGCATTCATGAACTCGAACAGGAACTGAGCCGTCTTGAGCAAGCCATCATGGAGATTGACCGTGATATTAATCTGTTTACTGAGCAGAAAAAGACCGACCAATCAAATAAGGATGAGCTGAGCGAAGAGGTGAATGAGCTTAAGGTACGCCTCGCATCCAAATCAGAGCAGCTTCAGCATCAGCAGAATGAAGTAATCCGTTTGACGGATGAAATAGAAGCGCTGAAGCAGACTGTAAAAGAAGCCGAAGAAGACTTGGCTCTGTTAAATGGGGAAATGACCTCCAGTTCAACAGGTGAGAACAATCTTGTTGAAATGGCAGCTGAGAAACTGAAGGTGAAGGAAGAAACCGTTCAAGATATTGCAGAACTTCAAGGGAAACGGCAGGAGCTCGCCAATAAAATTGAAGAAACGGATTATCTATTGAAGGAGTGGAATCGTCAATATAAGGGATTATCAGAGACGCTGCGTGATGAGGAAATCAAGCTGAACCGTCTTGATGTCGAGATGGACACGCGTCTTGACCTTCTAAGGGAAGAGTATATGCTCACCTTTGAAGCGGCGAAAGAAAAGTATCCGCTGACCATTGAAGCTGAGGAAGCAAAACGGAAGGTGAAACTAATCCGTCTTGCCATCGAAGAACTAGGAACGGTTAATCTTGGGGCGATTGATGAGTATGAGCGTGTGTCCGAACGCTATGAATTCCTTGTTACACAAAAGGATGATCTCCAGGAAGCGAAGGATACCCTCTTTGACGTAATCGATGAGATGGATGAGGAAATGAAGCGCCGTTTTGAAATTACCTTTAATGCCATTAAGAAGGAATTCAATTTCGTCTTCCCGTCATTATTTGGAGGGGGAAGAGCGGAGCTGAAATTGACAGACCCGGCAGACCTTCTAAATACAGGTGTCGATATTATTGCACAGCCGCCAGGCAAGAAGCTTCAAAACTTAAGCCTGCTATCTGGGGGAGAACGTGCTTTGACAGCGATAGCCCTGCTATTTGCCATTTTGCGTGTGCGGCCTGTTCCATTCTGTATTCTTGATGAGGTCGAAGCAGCGCTTGATGAAGCCAATGTGTATCGCTTCAGCCAGTATTTGAAGAAGTTCAGTAAAGAAACCCAATTTATCGTCATCACCCATCGTAAGGGAACGATGGAGGAAGCGGACGTCCTTTATGGCGTAACCATGCAGGAATCAGGCGTATCAAGGCTTGTTTCGGTGAAGCTGGAGGAAACGAGAGAATTGGTTGAATCAAAATAA
- the rnc gene encoding ribonuclease III, producing MHKNRKKTYSDNHFKVFQERIGFTFSDISLLKQAFTHSSYVNEHRRKPYEDNERLEFLGDAVLELTVSQFLYKNFRTMSEGELTKLRAAIVCEPSLVKFATELSFGPLILLGKGEEMTGGRERPALLADVFEAFIGALYLDQGLEAVIEFLKQWVYPKIHDGAFSHVMDYKSQLQELVQKDGVGILEYRILQEKGPAHNREFVAKVSLNGTDFGTGKGKSKKEAEQHAAQQALIHLRKSSKS from the coding sequence ATGCATAAAAACAGAAAAAAAACATATTCAGACAATCACTTTAAAGTGTTTCAGGAAAGAATCGGTTTCACATTTTCCGATATCTCCTTGCTGAAACAAGCATTTACGCATTCATCCTATGTGAATGAGCATCGTCGTAAACCATATGAAGACAATGAACGGCTTGAATTTTTGGGTGATGCCGTACTAGAATTAACGGTATCTCAATTCCTGTACAAAAACTTCCGGACGATGAGTGAAGGGGAATTGACGAAATTAAGAGCGGCTATTGTTTGTGAACCTTCATTGGTAAAGTTTGCGACAGAGCTTTCTTTTGGTCCGCTGATCCTGCTCGGTAAGGGCGAGGAAATGACTGGCGGACGGGAACGGCCGGCACTGCTTGCGGATGTTTTTGAGGCATTCATCGGTGCACTCTACCTTGACCAAGGGTTAGAAGCGGTTATTGAGTTTCTGAAACAATGGGTATATCCGAAGATTCATGACGGTGCTTTTTCTCATGTGATGGATTATAAGAGCCAATTGCAGGAGTTGGTTCAAAAAGATGGAGTGGGTATATTAGAATACCGTATCCTGCAAGAAAAGGGTCCTGCGCATAACCGGGAATTCGTGGCGAAGGTTTCGCTCAATGGGACGGATTTCGGTACGGGAAAAGGCAAATCAAAAAAAGAAGCAGAACAGCATGCTGCTCAGCAAGCGTTGATTCATTTGCGTAAAAGCAGCAAATCCTGA
- a CDS encoding acyl carrier protein has product MAEVLERVTKIIVDRLGVEESEVTLEASFKDDLGADSLDVVELVMELEDEFGMEISDDDAEKISTVGDAVNYIKSQS; this is encoded by the coding sequence GTGGCTGAAGTATTAGAAAGAGTAACGAAAATAATCGTAGACCGCCTTGGCGTTGAAGAATCTGAAGTAACACTTGAAGCTTCATTTAAAGATGATTTAGGCGCTGATTCACTAGATGTAGTGGAATTGGTGATGGAACTTGAAGATGAATTCGGCATGGAAATCTCTGATGATGATGCTGAAAAAATTTCAACTGTTGGCGACGCGGTGAACTACATAAAAAGCCAAAGCTAA